A single window of Aspergillus oryzae RIB40 DNA, chromosome 8 DNA harbors:
- a CDS encoding alpha-1,2-mannosidase family protein (putative alpha-1,2-mannosidase), with protein MVLLGAFLVLALLQPMALSADLTSHVNLFLGTENGGNNFPGAARPFGMVKLGPDLFISGTDAYSGYLPNGNFSGFSMMHEQGTGGAPKYGTVSQLPLIGNISNPLSNKTVARTGTDQASVGYYKAQTSEGTIVELSASAHAGMYQYTFPKGSTGNVLVDVSHVLPSFRGQGLGQGYKGGNITIFPDGHYEGQGVYDNGWNRSPDWSIYFCGYFDAAPVRNSTYTGSDAEGSVEQISGFASSSSSTTRIGGLFTFQQTVVTSRVGISWLSTEKACQNVDEEIPEGTELTSVVHDAQTEWSSKVLSKVTTTSTNETSLTLLYTSLYFMHLIPTNQTGENPGWASSEPYYQDIFTYWDLFRCSTALMQVLQPAAYEEQIRSLIDIWRFEGYLPDARSSNYNGRTQGGSNADNILADAYVKGVRGAVNWEDGYRAMVKDAEVAPPNDPVDPMAPDSSTKEGRGALPDWLSLGFITPKYSRAVTRAVEYSCNDFGLYQVASGLGKDEDADKYLNRSRNWRNHWNSNQTSLGFAGFVVPRDTTGFIETDPLKDSGYWGDPYYEASSWAYSWASVHDMEGMIEMMGGAQTVLKRLDTMFTEGASGSSGIIFDPTNEPMFNIPYLYHYINRQDLSVSRSRNIAKTYYHTGAKGLPGNSDAGAMQTWLLWNMIGLYPITGQTTFLVHSPWFESMAIELGDGKKLSITATGGDGNGDSQIYVQKLRLNGKDWKKNWLTWDDLFAQGGTLEFELGEAASDWFTGELPPSPAS; from the exons ATGGTGTTGTTGGGCGCCTTCTTGGTGTTGGCACTATTACAGCCAATGGCCCTGTCTGCTGATTTAACATCACATGTAAATCTCTT CTTGGGCACAGAAAATGGGGGGAATAACTTTCCTGGTGCCGCACGACCGTTCGGCATGGTAAAGCTGGGCCCTGACCTGTTCATCTCAGGAACAGATGCCTATTCGGGTTATCTTCCCAATGGTAACTTCTCCGGCTTCAGTATGATGCATGAACAAGGGACCGGAGGAGCGCCCAAATACGGGACAGTTTCCCAGCTGCCTTTGATCGGGAACATCAGTAATCCCCTATCGAACAAGACTGTCGCCCGGACAGGTACTGATCAGGCGTCTGTGGGCTACTACAAGGCGCAGACGTCGGAGGGAACTATTGTCGAGTTGAGCGCATCGGCTCATGCAGGGATGTATCAGTATACATTCCCCAAAGGGTCAACTGGGAATGTCCTGGTAGATGTTTCACACGTCCTTCCCTCATTTCGGGGCCAAGGACTTGGACAAGGGTACAAAGGTGGAAACATCACTATCTTTCCCGATGGACATTATGAAGGTCAGGGTGTGTACGATAACGGCTGGAATCGTTCACCAGATTGGTCGATCTATTTCT GTGGCTATTTTGATGCTGCACCAGTTCGTAACAGCACATACACTGGAAGTGATGCGGAAGGAAGTGTCGAGCAGATCAGCGGATTTGCATCTTCATCCTCGAGTACAACACGTATCGGAGGCTTGTTCACCTTCCAACAAACTGTAGTCACGTCGCGCGTCGGCATCTCGTGGCTGTCCACGGAGAAAGCATGCCAAAAtgtcgatgaggaaatcCCAGAAGGAACAGAACTCACATCTGTTGTTCACGACGCCCAGACTGAATGGAGCTCTAAGGTCTTGTCTAAGGTGACTACGACGAGCACGAATGAAACAAGTCTCACCTTGTTGTACACATCCCTCTACTTCATGCATCTGATCCCAACCAACCAGACCGGGGAGAACCCTGGCTGGGCATCTTCTGAGCCATATTATCAAGACATTTTCACTTACTGG GATCTTTTCCGTTGCTCTACTGCTCTCATGCAAGTCCTGCAGCCCGCAGCATATGAAGAACAGATCCGTTCTTTAATCGACATCTGGCGGTTTGAAGGTTATCTCCCGGACGCTCGCTCGTCGAACTACAACGGGAGAACACAGGGTGGTTCCAATGCCGACAATATCCTTGCCGATGCTTATGTGAAAGGCGTCCGCGGAGCAGTTAACTGGGAAGACGGGTACAGGGCAATGGTTAAAGATGCCGAAGTAGCTCCGCCAAACGATCCGGTCGACCCTATGGCGCCAGACTCGTCAACCAAAGAGGGACGAGGTGCGCTACCGGACTGGCTTAGTCTCGGTTTTATCACGCCGAAATACAGCCGTGCCGTCACTCGGGCAGTTGAGTATTCTTGTAACGACTTTGGCCTGTATCAGGTAGCGTCCGGTCTTGGGAAGGATGAAGACGCAGACAAATATCTGAACCGATCAAGGAATTGGAGAAATCATTGGAATTCCAACCAGACTTCGCTGGGATTTGCCGGTTTTGTGGTTCCACGTGACACCACTGGCTTCATCGAAACGGATCCACTAAAGGACAGTGGCTATTGGGGGGATCCGTACTATGAGGCCAGCTCCTGGGCGTATTCTTGGGCAAGTGTTCACGACATGGAGGGGATGATCGAGATGATGGGTGGGGCCCAGACTGTCCTGAAGCGCTTGGACACCATGTTCACCGAGGGGGCCAGCGGCTCTAGTGGCATTATCTTCGATCCCACCAACGAACC GATGTTCAATATCCCGTATCTGTACCACTATATCAACCGACAGGATTTATCGGTTTCCCGATCGCGCAACATCGCAAAGACCTATTATCATACTGGAGCTAAGGGTCTCCCTGGTAACAGTGACGCCGGTGCCATGCAGACCTGGCTCTTGTGGAATATGATTGGTTTGTATCCCATCACAGGGCAAACGACCTTTTTGGTTCATTCTCCGTGGTTCGAATCCATGGCTATTGAACTtggggatggaaagaaactaAGCATCACTGCGACCGGCGGCGACGGGAACGGCGACAGTCAAATTTATGTACAGAAGCTTCGGTTGAACGGAAAGgactggaagaagaactggctCACATGGGACGACTTATTCGCCCAGGGAGGAACCCTAGAATTCGAACTTGGCGAGGCTGCGAGCGACTGGTTCACGGGCGAGTTGCCGCCCAGTCCTGCTTCCTGA
- a CDS encoding uncharacterized protein (predicted protein): protein MKASLITVIAALASSAMAAPAGGLSDVSILKEATSTTNAIPATSPVPSSGASGHIVQDAGHGVNQVLTVTGPNAKKLLIELSPSVAGLLSGLHLPSVGVPVGEVVKTAASVGDLVEDLGPRVDGLLTVVSEDGDVLLIKLSTEVAGLLSGVSLPGVGIPVGSIVATLGENLKRSADGQLVQDVAPKVQDVLEVTGADSKRLLIQLSPSVASLLADLGLPGVGTPVGQIIKTSGNLGDLLEDLGEPVKDLLVVTAQDGSFLLIKLSPDVAGLLTGLSLPALGTSVGSIVATLGANL, encoded by the coding sequence ATGAAGGCCTCCCTTATCACTGTCATCGCTGCTCTGGCCTCttcggccatggctgcccCTGCTGGCGGTCTCTCTGATGTCAGCATCCTCAAGGAggccacctccaccaccaatgcTATTCCTGCAACATCCCCAGTTCCCTCTTCGGGCGCCAGTGGTCACATTGTTCAGGACGCTGGCCATGGTGTGAACCAGGTTCTCACCGTCACCGGCCCTAACGCGAAAAAGCTCCTCATTGAGCTTAGCCCCAGTGTTGCTGGTCTCCTCTCCGGCCTCCACCTTCCCAGTGTTGGCGTCCCTGTCGGTGAAGTTGTCAAGACCGCTGCCTCGGTCGGCGACTTGGTCGAGGACCTTGGCCCACGCGTTGACGGCCTCCTAACCGTCGTCAGCGAGGACGGTGACGTTCTCTTGATCAAGCTGTCTACTGAGGTCGCCGGCCTTCTTTCTGGTGTCAGTCTCCCTGGTGTCGGTATTCCTGTTGGCAGCATTGTCGCCACCCTTGGTGAGAACCTGAAGCGCTCCGCCGATGGCCAGCTCGTTCAGGACGTTGCCCCCAAGGTGCAGGATGTCCTCGAGGTCACCGGTGCCGATTCCAAGCgtctcctcatccagctcagCCCCTCTGTCGCCTCTCTCCTCGCCGACCTCGGCCTTCCCGGAGTCGGTACCCCCGTTGGTCAGATCATCAAGACCTCCGGTAACCTTGGTGACCTCCTTGAGGACCTCGGCGAGCCCGTCAAGGACCTCCTCGTTGTCACCGCCCAGGATGgctctttccttctcatcaagCTCTCCCCTGATGTTGCAGGCCTTCTCACTGGACTCAGTCTGCCTGCTCTGGGCACTTCCGTTGGCAGTATTGTCGCTACTCTTGGCGCCAACCTGTAA